The segment CATTAGATAGATTAAGAAGTCGATGAACCTCAGTAAATTCACCAGAAACTAATCTCTCATAAAATTTTAGGTAATCTTCTAATATTAAAAATCCGTATCCTTCAATCTCATATATTTTATGCATTAATCCAAAATTGGGAATTAATCTTAATTGCATTTCATCAATCCTTTCAAATTGAGTTTTTGAGGTTAACTCATTAACATAAAAGTAATATCCGAAGGTCTTAGGTTCTATCATAAAACGAGAGTAGTTCTGTTCTTTTTTTAATATCTTTAACATTTCAGGTTGCTGATGATATAATTTTTGGTCAACAAGTGGGTTTAAATTTAAGCCAAAAAAGATTAAATCAAAAATAATGATGATAGTTGAAGTTATAGCAAAGATAGTTAATTTGATTCTAATCTTTGAGCTTATGATTATCAGTAAATTAAACAATGAAAAAATTATCGTGACTAAGAAAAAGTTTTGATATATCATAAAATATTTTCCTTCAATATCCATTAATTCTTCTATCGACTCAGGAATAAAATAATGAAGTTTTAATAACCAGAGGAACTTACCAATGTTAAGATACCAGATGAGTAAAATAAAAATCAGGAAAAGATTTGGGATAAAAAGGACAATAGCGGGTTTTATCTTTTTTGCCTTAATAGTTTTTAGTAAATACTCAAATCCAAATCCCGCTAATATACTTCCGGCAAAGATACTTATACAGAAAAATTTTACCGGATAACGAAACATAGAAAATAATGGGAGATAGTCGTATAAAAATTTATAAAAAGGGGTATAGTTACCCAGAGATAGAATTATTCCTATTAAAAATATAGCCAGCCAGAATAGATTTCTTTTCCTTTTTTCATAAAAAGTAATTAATATAAGGAAAACAGGGATAATGCCAAAGTAAAGTCCCTTAAAAAAGCCATGTTGTATACCAACATGGATAAATTCCATAAATCCTGATTTTATAGGACAGATAAGTGTGAATAATTCTAAAGGTGGTAAAGACCATGCTATTGCCTGGGAATATGAGGTACGCTCTGTTCGATATGAAAAAATAACTGCCTCGAAAAACGGTAGGAGTTGAATAAGGATTAATCCCAGGCTTATCAAACCAACTAAAGATAAACTAAAAAAGGCAAATTTTCTTTCTTGTGGTTTAAATAAAATGATTTTTGCCAGTGTCCATAGTATCAAAACAATTACAGTGGCAAAAAAAATCTCGACTTTTTCTCCTGCAAATTGAAGGCTTAACGAGATGCCTGTTAGAATAATATATTTGAACTTTTTTCCCACCGAAGATGAAATTGCTCGATTGAATAGCAAAAATATAAGTGGTGTCCAACAGGCAGAGGTAAGGTGAGTAAAGGTATCTATTGAGAGCATATAACTATTAAAAGTATAGGCACAAGCGGCAATTAAAGAAGGTATTCCGGTTATACCAAAATCTCGCATCAATAGATACATAAATAAACCTGCTAAAAAAAAATGCCAGACAATAAATAATTTAATTCCTATATCAAATGGAAAAAGATAAATAAAAAAAGAGAAAGGATTTAAAAGACCATGTTGTAAAGAGGCAAAAAAAGGATGTCCACAGTAAAGATAAGGATTCCATAACGGAAAAAAACCTTCTTTTACACATTCTGCGACAAAATATCGAGTAGGATAAAAAGTGCGGTAAAAATCTCTAAATACATAAGTGGCTGGAGTAAATAACACTTGCCCAAAAAAGAGAATTATTAAAGTTAAAAATATGAATATTAGCCAGAGGTCTTTTTTGTTTAAATTCATCATTTGATTTCCAGTAACTATTTAGCTATCTGAAGTGAAACAACAGGCTTCTGTCTCATTTAATTAATCCTATCCTCCACGGAGGCCAATAAATAATAAATGCCTTCCCTTTAATTAATTCTTTAGGCAGACAATTCCAAAAACGAGAATCAAGGCTTGAGTCACGATTATCACCCATCATAAAGTAACTATTAGAAGGGATAATTATTGATTTCCCCCAATTATCTCGAGGAAATTGTTCCAGAGAAGAAATATCTGTATGAATTTTATAAGGTTCTTTTAATAATTCTCCATTAATGTAAACCTGTTTGTGCTTAATAAGTAATTCCTCACCCGGCAGTCCAATCACCCTTTTTATAAAATCTCTTTTTGGGTCTTCTGGATAACGAAAGACAATAATTTCTCCACGCTTTGGTGAATTCCATTCAAATATTTTTTTATTAGTTAAAGGAATAGGTAATCCATAGGCAAATTTAAGGACAAATAAGTGGTCTCCAATTTGAAGTGTCGGAACCATTGATTCTGATGGTATTTTAAATGCCTGTATAACAAATGTTCGAATAATTAAAGCTAAAATTAAAGCAGGAATTATTACCTCGAATATAAACTCATAAATCTTTGACTTTGGTTTATCTTTTTTAGTCAGCAAAAATCCTCTCTCCTCTTTTTTTAAAAAAAGAGGTTGATTAGTAACTAACCAACCTCTTTTTTATCTTTGTTGTTTGAGAACCACTTAACTTAAGAATTTAAAGTTTAGGGTTCTTCATGCCCATAATTTGAGTAATAAAGGGTTGAATTGCCTG is part of the bacterium genome and harbors:
- a CDS encoding YfhO family protein gives rise to the protein MMNLNKKDLWLIFIFLTLIILFFGQVLFTPATYVFRDFYRTFYPTRYFVAECVKEGFFPLWNPYLYCGHPFFASLQHGLLNPFSFFIYLFPFDIGIKLFIVWHFFLAGLFMYLLMRDFGITGIPSLIAACAYTFNSYMLSIDTFTHLTSACWTPLIFLLFNRAISSSVGKKFKYIILTGISLSLQFAGEKVEIFFATVIVLILWTLAKIILFKPQERKFAFFSLSLVGLISLGLILIQLLPFFEAVIFSYRTERTSYSQAIAWSLPPLELFTLICPIKSGFMEFIHVGIQHGFFKGLYFGIIPVFLILITFYEKRKRNLFWLAIFLIGIILSLGNYTPFYKFLYDYLPLFSMFRYPVKFFCISIFAGSILAGFGFEYLLKTIKAKKIKPAIVLFIPNLFLIFILLIWYLNIGKFLWLLKLHYFIPESIEELMDIEGKYFMIYQNFFLVTIIFSLFNLLIIISSKIRIKLTIFAITSTIIIIFDLIFFGLNLNPLVDQKLYHQQPEMLKILKKEQNYSRFMIEPKTFGYYFYVNELTSKTQFERIDEMQLRLIPNFGLMHKIYEIEGYGFLILEDYLKFYERLVSGEFTEVHRLLNLSNVQYILSKFEIPSSSVQLVYKMKKYGEEFMLYKNPDYLPRAFFVSKAKIVKNREKILNILTNKDFDPQKEVILEEEVRGQRTEVRSQKSAIRHPQSAITIVDYQPNKVTIQTSCSDDGFLFLSDTHYPGWKAYVDGQQTKIYRANFLFRAIVLPEGEHQVEFVYFPLSFKIGVLGTLITITILVGFMIILRIVTVQVVIHRRDARVYREDMEINQITEKSKRSGGCNKRRCGD
- the lepB gene encoding signal peptidase I → MLTKKDKPKSKIYEFIFEVIIPALILALIIRTFVIQAFKIPSESMVPTLQIGDHLFVLKFAYGLPIPLTNKKIFEWNSPKRGEIIVFRYPEDPKRDFIKRVIGLPGEELLIKHKQVYINGELLKEPYKIHTDISSLEQFPRDNWGKSIIIPSNSYFMMGDNRDSSLDSRFWNCLPKELIKGKAFIIYWPPWRIGLIK